The following is a genomic window from Geobacillus subterraneus.
GGCGCTTGCCGGGCCGGAAGGGGCGACGGTGAAGGTTGGAGAGCCGTTGATTGTCGTGGAAACCGAGGCGGCGGTGGCGGCCGAAGCGGCGCCGACTGACCATTTGGCTCAGGAGCCTGCGTCTGCTGTTCATATAGAAGCCCCGCGCCCAACGGTGGTGCGCAAGCGGGCGATTGCCGCGCCCTCGGTGCGCAAGCGGGCGCGGGAGTTGGGCGTTCCGATCGACGAAGTGGAAGGAACGGGCGAAGGCGGCCGGGTGACGCTCGCCGACTTGGAGCGATATGTCCGCGAGCGGGAAGCAGTCGTGGCGGTGGCAGAGCTACGTGAAAGGAGCGGGGCCGCGGTTTTGCCAGTTGGGGGCACGGCGATAGAGCAAAAGGCGGACAAAGCCGCATGGACGTCCATCGCCAGCACGGAGCTTGTGGTTCCAGAAGAAGAGCGCATCCCGCTTCGCGGCTTGCGCAAAAAAATCGCCGAAAAAATGGTGAAATCGGCGTACACGGCGCCGCATGTGACCGGGATGGACGAGGTGGACGTGACGAAGCTCGTCGAGATCCGCAAAAACCTGGCCAGCGAGCTGGCCAAGGAGCAGATCAAGCTGACGTATTTGCCGTTTATTATTAAAGCGGTGACAAGGGCGCTGAAGCAATATCCGATGTTTAACGCTTCGCTCGATGAAGAGACGAATGAAATCGTCTTGAAAAAGCGCTATCACATCGGCATCGCGACGGCGACGAAAGCGGGGCTTGTCGTCCCTGTCATCCGCGACGCCGATCAAAAATCGATCCGCGAGCTCGCCGTTGAGATCGCCGAGCTGTCGGAAAAAGCGCACCGCCAGGCGCTTCGCCTTGACGAGCTGCAAGGAAGCACGTTTACGATCACGAGCACCGGCGCGGGCGGAGGGTGGTTTGCGACGCCGATCATCAACTATCCGGAAGTGGCGATTTTCGGAGCGCATGCGATCAAACGGCGCCCGGTTGTCGTCGGCGACGAAATTGTCATCCGCGATATGATGGGAATGTCGCTCACCTTTGACCACCGCGTCATTGACGGCGAGCCGGCCGGGCGGTTTATGCGGACGGTGGCCTACTATTTGGAACATCCGGAAGTGCTGCTTTTGGATGCGCGGTGAAGGGCGGGCCTTTGCCCCATGTTGGAAAAGGGCGAGATGGGAAAAGGAACGAGCCGCCTGTCAACTACCCCCACTTAGCTAACGCTTGAAGTGGGGGCTTGCAACTCCCCAGAAGTACAAGCGGACTTCGTCCTCCTTCCTTGACTTGGGGTTGCATCAGGGCAGGTTGACAACTACCCAACGACGCAGGTCATGCCTGCATCGTTACCGATTCTCTCGGTGTGTCTGTTGGCAGTACTTGGCTTCCACACACAACAGACGGATCTACGCTCGATGTTTTACGGTTACAACGTTTCCTGTAACCAACTCCATACATCGAGTAGCAGTTATTGGAGTGCCTTTATTAAACGGTTTTCTCCACGCCTTTATTATATCATACACAAAAGAAAAGGGGAACGCGCATTCCTCTCCCACTTACTCCCTTTGGTCGTTGAAGTGGGAGTCTCCTGCGCGAAATAGGATGAAAATACAAATGGGAGGGAAGCCCATGTTTGATCCGGACCAATTGTCGGTCGAGGTCGTGCAAATTTTGGACGAAAACGGAAACGGCGACGAGAGGCAGCTGGCGGCGTTTTCCGATGAATGGCTGCTTCGCGCCTATCGGGAAATGCGGCGGGCGCGCGTCATTGATGAGCGGCTGTTGCGCATGCAGCGGCAGGGGCGGATCGGGACCTACGCCCCGTTCAGCGGCCAAGAGGCGGCGCAAATCGGCAGCGCCCTTGCGCTTCATAAAGACGATTGGATTTTCCCGAGCTACCGCGAAGTGGCGGTATGCTTGATGCATGGCATGCCGCTTGAACAGTTTTTCCATTACGTGCAGGGCCGCCTGTCGGGAAAACGGATGCCGGATGGGGTGAATATTTTTCCGACGCAAATCATCATCGCTGCTCAGACGCTTCATGCGGTCGGCTGCGCGTGGGCGTCGAAATTGAAGGGCGAACCGCACGTATCGGTGGCGTATTTCGGCGACGGGGCGACGTCAGAGGGCGATTTTCATGAAGCGATGAATTTTGCCGCGGTGTACAACGTGCCGGTCATCTTTTTCTGCCAAAACAACCAATACGCCATCAGCGTCCCGTACCGGAAGCAGACGGCCAGCCGGACGATCGCGCAAAAGGCGCTTGCATACGGGATGAAAGGGGTGCTCGTTGACGGCAATGACGTGCTGGCGGTGTACGAAACGATGAAGCAGGCCGTCGAAGCCGCTCGCCGCGGCGAGGGGCCGATGTTGATCGAGGCGCTCACCTATCGGCTCGGGCCGCACACGACGGCGGATGACCCGACGAAATACCGCCGGCCGGAAGAAGTCGAGACATGGCGGGCGAAAGATCCGCTCCGCCGTCTGCGCCTGCTTTTGGAACGGCGCGGATTATGGACGGAAGCGCAGGAAGACGCGCTTGTCGCCCAAGTGAATGATGAAGTGACCGCGGCGTACGAGGCGGCCATCGCCAGCAAGTCCGGTTTGATTGTCGATGCATTCGATTGTGTGTACAGCGAGGCGCCCAAATTGCTGGCCGAGCAAAAAGACGAAGTGATGCGGCGCAAACAACGGAGCGGGGTGAGATAAATGGCGGAATTGACGATGATTGAAGCGATCAATGAAGCGATGCGCCAAGAGATGGAGCGCGATCCGCGCATCATCGTGCTGGGCGAAGATGTCGGCGAAAACGGCGGCGTCTTCCGGGCGACGGACGGGCTGCTTGCGCAGTTTGGCGAGGGGCGCGTGTTTGATACGCCGCTTGCGGAATCGGGCATTATCGGCACGTCTATTGGATTGGCGATCAACGGCATGCGCCCGATTGCCGAAATTCAGTTTCTCGGGTTTGTGTACCAGGCGATGGACCAGCTGGCGGCCCAGGCGGCGCGCATCCGCTTCCGCTCGGCCGGACGGTTTTCGTGCCCGATCGTCGTGCGCAGCCCGTACGGCGGCGGGGTGCGGACGCCGGAATTGCACTCCGATGCGTTGGAGGCGCTGTTTACCCATTCGCCGGGCTTAAAAGTCGTCATGCCGTCCAATCCGTACGATGCGAAAGGGCTGCTCATTTCCGCCATTCGCGATGAAGACCCGGTTCTGTTTCTGGAGCCGATGAAGCTGTATCGGGCGTTTCGCATGGAAGTGCCCGAAGAGCCGTACACGATTCCGCTCGGCCAAGCACGGGTTGTGAAAGAAGGAGACGATGTGACGATCATTGCTTGGGGGGCGACCGTGCCGCTTGCCGCCAAAGTCGCCGCCGAGATGGAAGCGAAAGGGGTCAGCGCGGAAGTCATCGACCTTCGCTGCCTTCAGCCGCTCGATATCGATGCCATCCTCGCCTCGGTCGAAAAAACGGGACGGGTGATGATCGTCCATGAAGCAGTGAAAACGGGCGGGTTTGGCGCCGAAGTGGCGGCCTTGATCAGCGAGCGGGCGCTGTTTTCTCTATCAGCTCCAATCGTGCGTATCGCCGGCTACGACACGCCGTATCCGGTGCCGTCGGTGGAGGATGATTGGCTGCCGAACGCCGAGCGGATTGCGGAAGGAATTGAAACGTTGCTCCGTTACTAAACGAACCATGCCATCCGGGTCGATCGATCCACCATCAGAGTGCGTCAAGAGAAAAGGCGGCGCATCGATGGGTGGCGCCGCTTGATCCGATCGGGTGAGGAGGAGAACGATGAACGTATACGAATCACTGCTTGAATTGATCGGCGACCGCGAGCGGGTGAGCATCAATGAAACGGTGCTCGAACACCACAGCAAAGGCATCGCCTACCATGCGCCGCATGCGCCAGATGTCGTCGTGTTTCCGAAAACAGCGGAGGAAGTGAGCCGGGTGATGGCGTTTGCCAACGAGCATCGCATTCCGGTCACGCCGTTTGGCGCCGGCACGAGCTTGGAAGGGCATGTCATTCCAGTTGCGGGCGGCATCAGTTTGGATTTGACGTTGATGAACAACATCATCGACATTCGCCCGGACGATTTTCTCGCCATCGTCGAGCCGGGAGTGACGCGGTTGCAACTGAATGAGGCGCTGAAGCGATATGGGTTGTTTTTCCCGGTCGATCCGGGTGCGGACGCGACGATCGGCGGCATGGCGGCGACGAACGCGAGCGGCACGAACTGCGTGAAATACGGCGTCATGCGCGATCAAGTGCTCGGATTAGAGGTGGTGCTCGCGGACGGTTCAGTCATTCAGACGGGAAGTTTGGCGGTGAAATCGTCGGCCGGCTATGACTTGACCGGCTTGTTCGTCGGATCGGAAGGGACGCTTGGCGTGTTCACCCGTCTTATTGTCCGCCTGCATGGCATTCCGGAGGCGACAACGGCCATCAAAGTGTGCTTTCCGTCGCTTGAGGCGGCAGCGCAAGCGGCGTTTGCCGTGCTGAAAGCGGGCGTCGGTCCGGGGAAAATCGAGCTCGTTGACGAGGCGACGATCGCGGCGGTCAATGCGTACAAAAAAACCGATTACCCGGTGAAACCGACGCTGTTTATTGAACTGAGCGGCAGCCCGTCAAGCGTCGAGGACGGAACAAAGCTTGTCAACGAATTGTGCGAAGGGGAGGGGGCGGTTTCATTTACGGTTGAAACCGACTCGCTCGCCCGCGCGAAGCTGTGGGAAGCGCGCCACCATGCGGCGTTTGCCATTCAAGCCGCCTATCCAGGCAAGGCGATGCTCTCCACCGACGTGTGCGTGCCGCTGTCCGAACTGCCCGGCGCCATCGCCGATACGCGTCGGCTTGTTGATGAGCAGAACATGACCGCCGCCATTTTCGGTCATGTCGGCGATGGCAACTACCATACCGTGCTTGCCTTTGATCCGAATGACGCCGAGGAGATGGCGCGGATCGAACGCGTGCACGCCCATATCGTCCGCTATGCCTTATCGCGCGGCGGCACATGCACGGGAGAGCACGGCATCGGCATTGGCAAACGGACGTTTTTGCGCGAGGAAAAAGGCGACGCCGTCGTTTGGATGAAACGGTTGAAACAGCTGTTTGACCCGAACGGCATTCTCAATCCGGGGAAAATCTTTTTGCCGTAACGCTTCGTCCGTATGGCGGTTCAACGGATGAAGGTAATAGCGATTTTCTCCCAACGATCACTAGGGAAAGACCGTCCTGCATGTGGAAAAGGGTGCTCCGAACGAATGGAGCACCTTTTTCTTCTTGTGTTTCCTGACCAGGAGTGAACTACCCCCACTTAATTTTCTAGCGAAAATTTGAAGTGGGGGCTTCCAAAGAAGTTTGACTGCTTCAAGCAATCCTTATTCTTTGAGGCGTGTCCACTTCGCCGCTAGAGCATAAGACACTCAGGTCTACAGCTTTACTTTTCTTTAAGATGTTTAATGCGCCATTGACATCAGCATTAATTAGTTTGCCAGACTTTGTTCGATACAAGCCGCGCTTAATACGTTTGCCGCTGAACTTATATTCTTTTGGATTGTCGGCATTATATTCAGGAATCTCATCGCCGTCAAAAAAGCTGGCTTGAGACGTATAGGATTCTTCCTGTTTCAAGAATTCAATGCCGTAAAATTCACAAAGATATTCTAGTTTTTCTTTTATGTTACCGAGAGGAATATTGACAAAGTTTTGATTTGTCTTTTTTCCTAGATTCATATTGCGTTGCCATGTTTCCGCATAGCCAATGACAAGTTTGCCAATTTGATTTTCAATACAGTAGTTAATGATGTAACGGCAAGTCTTGTTGATATAATCATTCACTTTATTATTGCGATTCATAGCAAGCAACGCCTGTTTACGAGTCGTGCCTTTGATTTTTTGCTTATCTTTCATGCTTTGAAGTCTGGCATTTTCTTTGTTAAACCATTGATTTATACTTTTTAATCTCCGCCCATCAATGATGAATGATCTGCCGTCTGATGTGACACAAGT
Proteins encoded in this region:
- a CDS encoding dihydrolipoamide acetyltransferase family protein; amino-acid sequence: MIYEFKLPDIGEGLHEAEIIRWLIREGDVVKADQPIAEIQTDKAMVEMTTPVAGKVVALAGPEGATVKVGEPLIVVETEAAVAAEAAPTDHLAQEPASAVHIEAPRPTVVRKRAIAAPSVRKRARELGVPIDEVEGTGEGGRVTLADLERYVREREAVVAVAELRERSGAAVLPVGGTAIEQKADKAAWTSIASTELVVPEEERIPLRGLRKKIAEKMVKSAYTAPHVTGMDEVDVTKLVEIRKNLASELAKEQIKLTYLPFIIKAVTRALKQYPMFNASLDEETNEIVLKKRYHIGIATATKAGLVVPVIRDADQKSIRELAVEIAELSEKAHRQALRLDELQGSTFTITSTGAGGGWFATPIINYPEVAIFGAHAIKRRPVVVGDEIVIRDMMGMSLTFDHRVIDGEPAGRFMRTVAYYLEHPEVLLLDAR
- the pdhA gene encoding pyruvate dehydrogenase (acetyl-transferring) E1 component subunit alpha produces the protein MFDPDQLSVEVVQILDENGNGDERQLAAFSDEWLLRAYREMRRARVIDERLLRMQRQGRIGTYAPFSGQEAAQIGSALALHKDDWIFPSYREVAVCLMHGMPLEQFFHYVQGRLSGKRMPDGVNIFPTQIIIAAQTLHAVGCAWASKLKGEPHVSVAYFGDGATSEGDFHEAMNFAAVYNVPVIFFCQNNQYAISVPYRKQTASRTIAQKALAYGMKGVLVDGNDVLAVYETMKQAVEAARRGEGPMLIEALTYRLGPHTTADDPTKYRRPEEVETWRAKDPLRRLRLLLERRGLWTEAQEDALVAQVNDEVTAAYEAAIASKSGLIVDAFDCVYSEAPKLLAEQKDEVMRRKQRSGVR
- a CDS encoding alpha-ketoacid dehydrogenase subunit beta; the encoded protein is MAELTMIEAINEAMRQEMERDPRIIVLGEDVGENGGVFRATDGLLAQFGEGRVFDTPLAESGIIGTSIGLAINGMRPIAEIQFLGFVYQAMDQLAAQAARIRFRSAGRFSCPIVVRSPYGGGVRTPELHSDALEALFTHSPGLKVVMPSNPYDAKGLLISAIRDEDPVLFLEPMKLYRAFRMEVPEEPYTIPLGQARVVKEGDDVTIIAWGATVPLAAKVAAEMEAKGVSAEVIDLRCLQPLDIDAILASVEKTGRVMIVHEAVKTGGFGAEVAALISERALFSLSAPIVRIAGYDTPYPVPSVEDDWLPNAERIAEGIETLLRY
- a CDS encoding FAD-binding oxidoreductase, whose amino-acid sequence is MNVYESLLELIGDRERVSINETVLEHHSKGIAYHAPHAPDVVVFPKTAEEVSRVMAFANEHRIPVTPFGAGTSLEGHVIPVAGGISLDLTLMNNIIDIRPDDFLAIVEPGVTRLQLNEALKRYGLFFPVDPGADATIGGMAATNASGTNCVKYGVMRDQVLGLEVVLADGSVIQTGSLAVKSSAGYDLTGLFVGSEGTLGVFTRLIVRLHGIPEATTAIKVCFPSLEAAAQAAFAVLKAGVGPGKIELVDEATIAAVNAYKKTDYPVKPTLFIELSGSPSSVEDGTKLVNELCEGEGAVSFTVETDSLARAKLWEARHHAAFAIQAAYPGKAMLSTDVCVPLSELPGAIADTRRLVDEQNMTAAIFGHVGDGNYHTVLAFDPNDAEEMARIERVHAHIVRYALSRGGTCTGEHGIGIGKRTFLREEKGDAVVWMKRLKQLFDPNGILNPGKIFLP
- a CDS encoding RNA-guided endonuclease InsQ/TnpB family protein, producing MYFCIKQQLNGLTKEEYLTLRELCHIAKNMYNVGLYNVRQYYFEHKEFLNYEKNDHLAKTNENYKLLNSNMAQQILKKVNEAFKSFFGLISLAKQGKYDHKAISIPKYLKKDGFHSLIIGQIRIDGNKFTIPYSRLFKKTHKPITITIPPVLLDKKIKQIEIIPKHHARFFEIQYKYEMPEDQRELNDQKALAIDLGLNNLATCVTSDGRSFIIDGRRLKSINQWFNKENARLQSMKDKQKIKGTTRKQALLAMNRNNKVNDYINKTCRYIINYCIENQIGKLVIGYAETWQRNMNLGKKTNQNFVNIPLGNIKEKLEYLCEFYGIEFLKQEESYTSQASFFDGDEIPEYNADNPKEYKFSGKRIKRGLYRTKSGKLINADVNGALNILKKSKAVDLSVLCSSGEVDTPQRIRIA